One window from the genome of Eucalyptus grandis isolate ANBG69807.140 chromosome 7, ASM1654582v1, whole genome shotgun sequence encodes:
- the LOC104454394 gene encoding chlorophyll a-b binding protein CP29.3, chloroplastic: MAAASSSYFFGTRIADPKPSLGRFQARFGFGGKKFGFGGKKSPPPKPAPRKLDGERLVWFPGAEPPEWLDGTMVGDRGFDPFGLGKPAEYLQFDLDSLDQNLAKNLAGDVIGVRVEQTDVKPTPFQPYSEVFGLQRFRECELIHGRWAMLGTLGALAVEALTGVAWQDAGKVELVEGSSYLGQPLPFSLTTLIWIEVIVIGYIEFQRNAELDPEKRLYPGGYFDPLGLASDPEKKENLQLAEIKHARLAMIAFLIFGIQAAYTGKGPIAFVATFNK, translated from the exons ATGGCCGCCGCGAGCTCCTCCTACTTCTTCGGCACCCGCATTGCCGACCCGAAGCCGAGCCTCGGGCGGTTCCAGGCCCGGTTCGGCTTCGGCGGCAAGAAATTCGGCTTCGGAGGCAAGAAATCGCCTCCCCCGAAGCCCGCCCCAAGGAAGCTGGATGGGGAGCGGCTAGTCTGGTTCCCGGGGGCCGAGCCGCCGGAGTGGCTCGACGGGACCATGGTCGGGGACAGGGGCTTCGACCCGTTCGGGCTGGGGAAGCCGGCGGAGTACCTGCAGTTCGACCTGGACTCGCTGGACCAGAACCTGGCCAAGAACCTGGCCGGGGATGTGATCGGGGTGCGGGTCGAGCAGACCGATGTGAAGCCGACCCCGTTCCAGCCGTACAGCGAGGTGTTCGGGCTGCAGCGCTTCCGGGAGTGCGAGCTCATCCACGGGCGGTGGGCGATGCTGGGCACGCTCGGCGCGCTCGCCGTCGAGGCGCTCACCGGGGTCGCCTGGCAAGATGCTGGCAAG GTGGAGCTTGTGGAGGGATCGTCCTACCTGGGCCAACCGCTCCCGTTCTCGCTGACGACGTTGATATGGATCGAGGTGATAGTGATCGGGTACATCGAATTCCAGAGGAACGCGGAGCTCGACCCGGAGAAGCGGCTCTACCCGGGCGGTTACTTCGACccgctcggcctcgcctcggacccggagaagaaggagaatcTCCAGCTGGCCGAGATCAAGCACGCCCGCCTCGCCATGATCGCATTCCTCATATTCGGCATCCAGGCCGCCTACACCGGCAAAGGCCCGATCGCCTTCGTCGCCACCTTCAACAAATGA
- the LOC104454395 gene encoding putative serine/threonine-protein kinase-like protein CCR3: protein MTTRFFPAAVFFLAVAVAVALPATVYGLGAGATVAAAYGSGTVCGVVASQRTRAVRCYRGGVLLGVLPNVSFSEVSGGRGYFCGLVSDGSSYLCWDALSPNTTLLPRRVYLNESALLKNLAVGDDQVCALVSATGEVKCRRIDDSFQVPSGADRFSSISSGFGFTCGISMNTSRVQCWGSNRISNDIQAIQNGFGSMQMSSIVAGGSHACGINSTGSVVCSGNNSSGQLDVPSHSSFEFSLLSLGATHSCAMRQANNSVTCWGGNGQYSVYGTDSISFELIVSGSNFTCGLISSNYSIGCWGPGWPGESAEGLQVLPLTKILPGPCVLSVCECGIFDLSQLLCSASGVICKPCRIQAPILPPPPQAMPPLPPSQAPPALVSPPSSPSRALRRGLLAFAIVGSVGALAGICTLIYCLWSGMCFGKKKVHNSVQPTITRGNSSGETTSTTSPYSRSSTIRRQSSRVMRRQSSRAMRRQRSGTSSKHQDKAEEFSFAELAGATGNFSLENKIGAGSFGIIYRGKLHDGREVAIKRSETGPRTKKFQEKESAFESELSFLSRLHHKHLVRLVGYCEEKDERLLVYEYMKNGALYDHLHNKDNVERSSSPVNSWKMRIKIALDAARGIEYLHNYAVPPIIHRDIKSSNILLDANWMARVSDFGLSLMGPGSDHDLRPSKAAGTVGYIDPEYYSLNVLTAKSDVYGLGVVLLELLTGKRAIFKNGEDGGTLISIVDFAVPVIKAGELAKILDSRVGSPELNEADAVELVGYTAMHCVNLEGKDRPTMTDIVANLERALALCQDSHGSISSDIISIASE, encoded by the coding sequence CCCCGCCGCGGTGTTcttcctcgccgtcgccgtcgccgtcgcgcTACCCGCCACCGTCTATGGGCTCGGCGCCGGCGCCACCGTCGCAGCCGCCTACGGCTCCGGCACCGTGTGCGGCGTCGTCGCCTCGCAGCGCACCCGCGCCGTCCGGTGCTACCGCGGGGGCGTGCTCCTCGGCGTCCTCCCCAACGTTTCCTTCTCCGAGGTCTCCGGCGGCCGGGGCTACTTCTGCGGCCTCGTGTCGGACGGGTCCAGCTACCTCTGCTGGGACGCTCTCAGCCCCAATACGACCCTGCTCCCCCGGCGGGTCTACCTCAACGAGTCGGCCCTGTTGAAGAACCTCGCCGTGGGTGACGACCAGGTCTGTGCATTGGTGAGTGCCACGGGAGAGGTGAAATGCCGGAGGATCGATGACTCTTTTCAGGTACCGTCCGGGGCTGATCGATTCTCGTCGATTTCATCTGGGTTTGGGTTTACTTGCGGAATTTCGATGAATACGAGTCGTGTCCAGTGCTGGGGTAGCAATCGAATCTCGAATGATATTCAAGCGATTCAAAATGGGTTCGGGAGCATGCAAATGTCGAGTATCGTCGCAGGTGGTTCACATGCTTGCGGCATTAATTCTACTGGTTCTGTAGTTTGCAGCGGGAACAATTCTTCTGGGCAGCTTGATGTTCCTTCCCATTCATCCTTTGAGTTCTCTTTGTTGTCTCTAGGTGCTACTCATAGCTGTGCAATGAGGCAAGCGAATAACAGTGTCACCTGTTGGGGTGGCAATGGACAGTATTCAGTCTATGGAACTGATTCAATTTCATTTGAATTGATCGTTTCGGGTTCGAATTTCACTTGTGGATTGATATCGAGTAATTATTCAATCGGGTGTTGGGGTCCTGGTTGGCCTGGTGAGTCGGCTGAGGGGCTCCAGGTGCTTCCATTGACAAAAATCCTTCCAGGGCCTTGTGTTCTGTCAGTTTGTGAATGTGGAATATTCGATCTGTCACAGCTTCTATGCAGTGCCTCCGGTGTGATTTGCAAGCCGTGTCGTATCCAAGCACCAATCCTTCCGCCTCCCCCACAAGCAatgccgccgctgccgccgtcgCAAGCGCCACCGGCACTGGTCTCCCCTCCATCCTCCCCATCACGAGCTCTTAGAAGGGGCTTGTTGGCCTTTGCGATTGTTGGGTCAGTCGGAGCATTAGCGGGAATTTGCACGTTGATTTACTGCTTGTGGAGCGggatgtgttttgggaaaaagaAGGTGCATAATTCAGTTCAACCTACAATTACTAGGGGCAATTCGAGTGGCGAGACGACGTCGACCACTAGCCCTTATTCGAGATCATCCACCATAAGGCGCCAGAGCTCAAGAGTGATGAGGCGCCAGAGCTCAAGAGCGATGAGGCGCCAGAGAAGCGGGACCTCTTCGAAGCACCAAGATAAGGCAgaggaattttcttttgcagagCTAGCAGGGGCCACTGGCAACTTCTCCCTCGAGAACAAAATCGGAGCCGGCAGCTTCGGCATTATTTACAGAGGGAAATTACATGATGGTCGTGAAGTTGCTATAAAAAGGAGTGAAACCGGTCCAAGGACGAAGAAGTTCCAGGAGAAAGAAAGTGCTTTCGAATCTGAACTTTCATTCTTGTCCCGGCTTCACCACAAACACTTGGTTAGGCTAGTTGGGTATtgtgaagaaaaagatgagaggCTCCTAGTGTACGAGTACATGAAGAACGGAGCTCTTTACGATCACTTGCATAATAAAGATAATGTCGAGAGAAGTAGTAGTCCTGTGAATTCGTGGAAGATGCGGATCAAGATTGCGTTAGATGCTGCCAGAGGGATTGAATATCTACACAACTATGCAGTGCCTCCCATTATCCACAGAGACATCAAATCTTCTAACATATTGCTGGATGCCAACTGGATGGCCCGAGTGTCCGATTTTGGATTATCATTGATGGGTCCTGGGTCTGATCATGATCTGAGGCCATCCAAGGCTGCAGGAACAGTCGGGTACATTGATCCCGAGTACTACAGTCTGAATGTGTTGACTGCGAAGAGCGATGTGTATGGCCTTGGGGTGGTATTGTTAGAATTACTGACGGGGAAGCGCGCGATATTTAAGAACGGTGAGGATGGAGGGACGCTGATCAGCATTGTGGATTTTGCTGTTCCGGTGATAAAGGCGGGGGAACTGGCAAAGATCTTGGACTCGAGGGTGGGGTCGCCAGAGTTGAACGAGGCGGATGCGGTCGAGCTGGTGGGTTACACGGCGATGCACTGCGTGAATTTGGAAGGGAAGGACAGGCCAACCATGACCGACATTGTAGCTAATTTAGAGAGGGCATTAGCTCTATGTCAAGATAGCCACGGGAGCATCTCCAGCGACATAATCTCCATTGCTTCAGAATGA